A stretch of the Erinaceus europaeus chromosome 23, mEriEur2.1, whole genome shotgun sequence genome encodes the following:
- the LOC103128129 gene encoding vomeronasal type-2 receptor 116-like: MSSSLTCVFLFLQTVSVLCKLDISRCPLFLKPSVSRDGDLQLDAFIPLYYLNLQTDMQKFSFLHMPAQRLPDEWDWNNYPYALAFLFAIEEINKDTHLLPNLTLGFNIYNALHFDHKTLENILFCFSGGKRAVPNYDCQEQKKSVAVIIGTRIEFFRDIRPLLELYKTPQVTYGPFDSLLNDKERFSSVYQMATKDNVLVLGVVWLLQHFDWTWVGFFASEGIRGMMWVIATGSYVDWYKMKNIIDLFHGSLSFSPKKREVPGFEDFVKTLNPSKYPEDFYIIQLWLDMFNCSFAGSLCGNLKDCPPNSSLEFMPGNMDLLTMTESSYIIYNAVYAVAQALHEMLLAKTETELTSDANQPTFLSWQLHPFLRRLQLINSIGDHVSLDDKRNIPKKYDILNILPVTAAAHDFLAKVGEFVFSGQNQNLDIHEEIINWPVELEEPPQSVCTQSCGPGFKKVANETDICCFKCVFCPKLEISQQKDVQECTKCSDQEYSNQERTRCLPKLVTYLSFEDSLGMALACTALCFSVLTAGVLCVFVKHQDTPIVKANNRTLSYILLISLLLCFLCSFLFIGRPHLVTCILQQITFGLVFTVALSTVLAKTMVVLLAFKSMKPGRTMRWLLASGASNYVIPSCTLVQVVICGMWLGLSPPFIDVDTRSEPRHLLIVCDKGSVSAFYCVLGYLGSLALVSFSLSYLVRNLPDTFNEAKFLTFSMLVFCSVWVTFLPVYHGAQGKLMVALEIFSILASSAGLLVCIFAPKCYIILMRPEKNSLNHLRSKIHNRRNPHS; the protein is encoded by the exons ATGTCTTCCTCCCTGACTTgcgtctttcttttccttcaaaCTGTATCCGTCTTGTGCAAGTTGGATATTTCTCGCTGCCCTCTGTTCTTGAAGCCTAGTGTCTCCAGGGATGGGGACTTGCAACTGGACGCATTTATTCCCCTCTACTACTTGAATTTACAAACAGATATGCAGAAATTCTCTTTTCTGCACATGCCAGCACAAAGGTTACCTGACGA GTGGGATTGGAATAATTATCCCtatgctctggcctttctcttcgCCATTGAAGAGATCAACAAGGACACCCATCTGCTCCCCAATTTGACACTTGGTTTCAATATCTACAATGCGCTTCATTTTGATCATAAAACCTTAGAGAACATCTTGTTTTGTTTCTCCGGAGGGAAACGAGCTGTCCCTAATTATGATTGCCAGGAACAGAAAAAATCTGTTGCCGTTATTATAGGAACCAGGATAGAATTTTTCAGAGATATTAGACCACTTTTGGAACTCTACAAAACCCCACAG GTCACATATGGGCCGTTTGATTCTTTACTGAATGATAAAGAGCGATTCTCATCAGTCTATCAAATGGCTACTAAAGACAATGTCCTGGTCCTTGGCGTGGTCTGGTTATTACAGCATTTTGACTGGACTTGGGTGGGATTCTTTGCCTCGGAAGGGATAAGAG GGATGATGTGGGTCATAGCTACAGGGTCATATGTTGACTGGTATAAGATGAAGAACATAATAGATCTTTTCCATGGAAGTCTCTCATTTTCACCCAAGAAGAGAGAAGTGCCTGGCTTTGAAGACTTCGTGAAGACATTGAACCCTTCCAAATACCCAGAAGACTTTTATATCATTCAGCTGTGGCTTGACATGTTTAATTGTTCATTTGCTGGCTCACTATGTGGGAATCTTAAAGACTGTCCACCAAATTCTTCATTAGAGTTTATGCCAGGGAATATGGACCTGTTGACCATGACTGAATCCAGCTATATTATCTACAATGCCGTGTATGCAGTGGCCCAAGCCCTCCATGAGATGCTCCTGGCAAAAACTGAAACAGAATTGACCAGTGATGCAAACCAACCAACATTCCTCTCCTGGCAG ctTCACCCTTTTCTGAGAAGGCTCCAACTCATCAACAGCATAGGAGACCACGTCTCCTTGGATGACaaaagaaacattccaaaaaagtATGATATCCTCAACATTTTGCCAGTTACTGCTGCTGCTCATGACTTTCTGGCTAAAGTAggagagtttgtcttcagtgGTCAAAATCAAAACTTGGATATCCATGAAGAGATCATAAATTGGCCTGTTGAATTGGAAGAG CCTCCACAATCAGTTTGTACCCAGAGCTGTGGTCCAGGATTCAAGAAAGTTGCAAATGAAACAGATATCTGTTGCTTTAAATGTGTCTTCTGTCCAAAGCTAGAGATTTCACAGCAGAAAG ATGTACAGGAGTGCACCAAGTGCTCAGATCAAGAATATTCAAACCAAGAAAGAACCCGCTGTCTCCCCAAACTGGTGACCTACTTGTCCTTTGAAGATTCCTTGGGCATGGCTCTGGCCTGCACAGCTTTGTGCTTCTCTGTGCTCACAGCTGGGGTTCTGTGTGTCTTTGTGAAGCACCAAGACACCCCCATAGTCAAGGCCAATAACAGGACTCTCAGCTACATCCTGCTCATCTCCCTgctcctctgcttcctctgctCCTTTCTCTTCATTGGACGTCCACACCTAGTCACCTGCATCCTCCAGCAAATCACATTTGGACTTGTGTTCACTGTGGCTCTTTCCACTGTGTTGGCAAAAACCATGGTTGTGCTGTTGGCATTCAAATCCATGAAGCCGGGAAGAACCATGAGGTGGCTGTTGGCATCAGGGGCTTCTAACTATGTCATTCCCAGCTGCACTCTTGTCCAAGTGGTTATCTGTGGCATGTGGCTGGGACTGTCTCCCCCCTTCATTGATGTAGATACACGCTCTGAGCCCAGGCACCTGCTCATCGTGTGTGACAAGGGCTCAGTCTCTGCCTTCTACTGTGTGCTGGGCTACCTGGGCTCCTTGGCCCTGGTCAGCTTCTCCTTGTCCTACCTTGTCCGCAACCTGCCTGACACCTTCAATGAAGCCAAGTTCTTGACCTTCAGCATGCTGGTGTTCTGCAGCGTCTGGGTCACCTTTCTGCCTGTCTACCACGGTGCCCAGGGCAAGCTCATGGTGGCCTTGGAGATCTTCTCCATCTTGGCTTCCAGTGCTGGTCTCCTAGTGTGCATCTTTGCTCCCAAATGTTACATTATTCTGATGAGACCTGAGAAGAACTCTTTGAATCACCTAAGGAGTAAAATACACAACAGGAGAAATCCACATTCTTAA